One stretch of Armigeres subalbatus isolate Guangzhou_Male chromosome 2, GZ_Asu_2, whole genome shotgun sequence DNA includes these proteins:
- the LOC134216569 gene encoding uncharacterized protein LOC134216569, translating to MYGLDQAESLPPELHNAGSRRTFRQSNFVVLTEVLSLIMDLAVDKDLNVFKLDSLKEVALQLVKIAETLAIRCFQIVAGSFAGIEQIVLLETVLEIISGPMPRLRALQGEC from the exons ATGTACGGACTGGACCAAGCGGAATCACTTCCTCCAGAGCTACATAATGCAGGGAGCCGGCGAACCTTTCGCCAATCCAATTTTGTTGTGCTGACCGAAGTGCTCAGCCTGATAATGGATCTGGCCGTGGACAAGGATCTCAATGTGTTCAAGCTGGACAGCTTGAAGGAGGTCGCGCTTCAGCTGGTGAAAATAGCCGAAACACTGGCGATTCGATGTTTCCAAATTGTAGCCGGTTCTTTCGCAGGGATTGAGCAAATCGTGCTGCTGGAAACGGTCCTGGAGATTATATCCGGACCGATGCCGAGGTTGCGAGCGCTCCAAGGAGAAT GTTGA